The genomic segment GGACGGCAAGGAGATGACCCACCTGCCGATGTACCAGCGGGCGCGCAATGGTATCGGTTATCTGCCGCAGGAGCCTTCGGTGTTCCGCAAACTGACGGTATATGAAAACGTCATCTCCATTCTCGAAACCTTGCCTTTGAGCCGCTTTGACCGGGAGAAACGGGCAAAGGAGCTTCTGGACGAATTCGGCATCCTTCATCTGTCAAACCATGTGGCCCTTTCCCTCTCCGGGGGCGAGCGTCGCAGGCTGGAGATCGCCCGGGCGTTATGCTCGGAGCCGTCATTCATCCTGCTGGACGAACCTTTCGCCGGGATAGACCCCATCGCCGTGGCGGACATTCAGGACGTGGTTCTTAAACTGCGCGAACGGGGGATCGGCATACTCATCACAGACCATAACGTGCGCGACACGCTGGGGATAACCGACCGGGCCTATATTCTTAGCGAGGGGCGGATAATCGAGGAAGGGACACCCGAAAAGATCGCCGCCAGCGAACAGGCCAGAAATATCTATCTTGGCAAGAATTTTTCGCTAAAATAGAGACACGAAGCAATTAACGTTCCTAAATATCGGATAGAGGGAATCCCGTGGGAATTGAAATGAAACTGCAGATGCGCCTGGCGCAACGGCTTGTGATGACGCCGATGCTGCAACAGGCCATCAAGCTTTTGCCTATGACCAGGCTGGAGCTTGTGCAGGCGATACGGGCGGAACTCGAAGAAAATCCGCTTCTTGAAGAACTTGCGGAGCAGGAGCAGGAACAGGAGCAGACCCCCGAAGAAGATAGGGCCGAAGCCGCCGCCGATACCGCCGAAGCCGCCGAGGAGCTCAAATCCGAACCGGCTGAAAAGCTTTATGAAGAACAGACCAATCTTGGGGACACGAAACAGACCCCTGAG from the Nitrospinota bacterium genome contains:
- the lptB gene encoding LPS export ABC transporter ATP-binding protein → MTKILRADNLTKTYKGRRVVDDVSFTMTNRDIVGLLGPNGAGKTTTFYMVVGLIRADQGSVHMDGKEMTHLPMYQRARNGIGYLPQEPSVFRKLTVYENVISILETLPLSRFDREKRAKELLDEFGILHLSNHVALSLSGGERRRLEIARALCSEPSFILLDEPFAGIDPIAVADIQDVVLKLRERGIGILITDHNVRDTLGITDRAYILSEGRIIEEGTPEKIAASEQARNIYLGKNFSLK